From a single Camarhynchus parvulus chromosome 6, STF_HiC, whole genome shotgun sequence genomic region:
- the GBF1 gene encoding LOW QUALITY PROTEIN: Golgi-specific brefeldin A-resistance guanine nucleotide exchange factor 1 (The sequence of the model RefSeq protein was modified relative to this genomic sequence to represent the inferred CDS: deleted 1 base in 1 codon) has translation MRGIVRMVDKNIYIVQGEINAVVGAIKRNARWSTHTHLDEERDPLLHSFSHLKEVLNNITELSEIEPNVFLRPFLEVIRSEDTTGPITGLALTSVNKFLSYALIDPSHEGTAEGMENMADAVTHARFVGTDHASDEVVLMKILQVLRTLLLTPVGAHLTNESVCEIMQSCFRICFEMRLSELLRKSAEHTLVDMVQLLFTRLPQFKEEPKSYMGTNMKKLKMRAGGMSESSKWKKQKRSPRPPRHVTKVSPGTEPSAGNATNTTASGVAFIDGPSPSSSGSSENVSSAVSPVTDSGLELSSQTTSKEDLTDLDQVTSLGLNAGPSNEAKVTENQNQPELQNESLREEKVQSASVESIPEVLEECTSVAEHSDSASVHDMDYVNPRGVRFTQSSQKEGAALVPYGLPCIRELFRFLISLTNPHDRHNSEVMIHMGLQLLTVALESAPIANCQSLLGLVKEELCRHLFQLLSVERLNLYAASLRVCFLLFESMREHLKFQLEMYIKKLMEIIAVENPKMPYEMKEMALEAIVQLWRIPSFVTELYINYDCDYYCANLFEELTKLLSKNAFPVSGQLYTVHLLSLEALLTVIDSTEAHCQAKVLSNVHQQEKEVVKPSPETINSTKEASNNIERVFSEGKSSSAVSEAAGTCPPTSGCLMADQMKESCMELEGGSEAAEKSIPRKPTRFSCILPSPQELMQIKNKKKLLITGTEQFNQKPKKGIQFLQEKNLLATPIDNNEVARWLRENPRLDKKMIGEFVSDRKNIDLLESFVGTFSFQGLRLDEALRLYLEAFRLPGEAPVIQRLLEAFTEHWRKSNGSPFANSDACFALAYAVIMLNTDQHNHNVRKQNVPMTLEEFRKNLKGVNGGKDFEQDILEDMYHAIKNDEIVMPEEQTGLVKENYIWNVLLHRGATDEGIFLHVPPGSYDHDLFTMTWGPTIAALSYVFDKSLEESIIQKAISGFRKCAMISAHYGLSDVFDNLIISLCKFTALSSESIENLPTVFGSNPKAHIAAKTVFHLAHRHGDILREGWKNIMEAMLQLFRAELLPKAMVEVEDFVDPNGKIYLQREETPSNRGESTVLSFVSWLTLSGTEQSGMRGPSTETQEAKRAALECIKQCDPEKLITESKFLQLESLQELMKALISVTPDEETYDEEDAAFCLEMLLRIVLENRDRVTCVWQTVRDHLYHLCIHAMEFCFLVERAVVGLLRLAIRLLRREEISAQVLLSLRILLMMKPNVLSRVSHEVAYGLHELLKTNAANIHSGDDWYTLFTLLECIGSGVKPPTALQVTARADNDTGAQSDSEVSSSYHPSDMSLDRGYTSDSEVYTDHGKPGKMHRSVTDVDVMNSGWLVVGKDDIDNSRSTAGLSRLGPSPLVNQYSLTVGLDLGPHDTKSLMKCVESLSFIVRDAAHVTPENFELCVKTIRIFVEASLNGGYKSQEKRGKSHRYDSKSSRLKKKPKDSSTRRSRVLSQHQAHTHSDEDEDESIPASYHTVSLQVSQDLLDLMHTLHTRAAGIYSSWAEEQRHLETAARKITADSRTLWSNCWCPLLQGIAWLCCDARRQIRMQALTYLQRALLVHDLQALEALEWESCFNKVLFPLLTKLLENISPADVGGMEETRMRASTLLSKVFLQHLSPLLSLTTFAALWLTILDFMDKYMHAGSSDLLLEAIPESLKNMLLVMDTAGIFHSADSRTGYSDLWEITWERIDCFLPRLRDELFKQTVIQDPVPNIPVEQQHQKTIVSAVPPSPVGDVRPSTHVAPLEKPCESGVSESERATAPASPTISTSASPSFPASASTKSSPVTDIPPTTAQPPLILQPLASPLQVGVPPMTLPIILNPALIEATSPVPLLATPRPTDPMTSSEVN, from the exons ATCCCAGCCAtgagggcacagcagaggggatggagaacATGGCAGATGCTGTCACTCATGCTCGATTTGTGGGCACAGATCATGCGAGCGATGAGGTTGTCTTGATGAAAATCCTACAG GTGTTGAGGACGTTGCTGCTCACCCCAGTGGGAGCCCACCTCACCAATGAGTCGGTGTGTGAGATCATGCAGTCCTGTTTCCGCATATGCTTCGAAATGAGGCTCAGTG AGTTATTGAGAAAATCTGCAGAGCACACTCTGGTCGACATGGTGCAGCTGCTCTTCACAAG GTTGCCTCAGTTTAAAGAAGAGCCTAAAAGCTACATGGGAACGAACATGAAGAAG TTGAAAATGAGAGCTGGAGGAATGAGTGAATcatcaaaatggaaaaagcagaagagatcACCTAGGCCTCCTCGACATGTAACTAAGGTCTCTCCTGGGACAGAGCCATCAGCAGGCAATGCTACTAATACTACAG CAAGCGGAGTTGCTTTCATAGATGgtccttctcccagctcctctgggagctCAGAAAATGTTTCATCTGCAGTCAGCCCTGTCACAGACAGTGGGTTGGAGTTGTCTTCACAGACAACATCCAAGGAAGACCTGACAGATTTGGACCAAGTCACTTCTTTGGGACTTAATGCAGGACCTTCAAATGAGGCCAAAGtcactgaaaatcaaaatcagCCTGAACTCCAG AATGAAAGTCTGAGGGAGGAGAAGGTCCAGTCAGCTTCTGTCGAGTCTATCCCTGAGGTCCTAGAGGAGTGCACATCTGTAGCAGAACATTCTGACTCTGCCTCAGTTCATGACATGGACTATGTAAACCCCCGGGGAGTGCGTTTTACTCAGTCTTCCCAAAAAGAAG gagcagctctggtcccATATGGGTTGCCATGTATCAGAGAACTGTTCCGCTTCCTCATCTCGCTCACCAACCCTCATGACCGCCACAACTCCGAGGTGATGATCCAcatggggctgcagctgctgaccGTGGCCCTGGAGTCAGCACCCATCGCAAACTGCcagtccctgctggggctcGTCAAGGAGGAGCTGTGCCGGCACCTGTTTCAA CTACTGAGTGTTGAACGGCTCAATCTGTATGCAGCCTCCCTCAGGGtgtgctttcttctctttgaGAGCATGAGAGAGCATCTGAAATTCCAGCTGGAG ATGTATATCAAGAAGCTGATGGAGATAATTGCTGTGGAAAACCCAAAGATGCCCTATGAAATGAAGGAGATGGCTTTGGAAGCCATTGTTCAGCTGTGGAGGATTCCCAGCTTTGTGACTGAGCTGTACATTAACTATGACTGCGACTACTACTGTGCCAACCTGTTCGAGGAGCTCACCAAGCTGCTCTCCAAG AATGCCTTTCCAGTTTCTGGACAGCTGTATACTGTCCATCTGCTGTCTCTGGAAGCATTGCTGACAGTGATAGATAGCACTGAGGCACACTGCCAGGCCAAAGTGCTGAGTAACGTACATCAACAAGAGAAGGAAGTTGTCAAACCCAGCCCAGAAACCATCAACAGCACCAAAGAAGCAAGCAATA ATATTGAGAGGGTATTCAGTGAGGGAAAATCTTCCAGTGCAGTCTCAGAGGCAGCTGGGACATGTCCTCCCACCAGTGGGTGCCTTATGGCTGACCAGATGAAGGAGAGCTGCATGGAGCTAGAAGGAGGGAGTGAAGCAG CTGAGAAGAGTATCCCCAGGAAACCTACTCGATTTTCTTGTATCCTTCCAAGTCCTCAGGAACTTATGCAGATTAAGAACAAAAAGAAG ctcctgataACCGGCACAGAGCAGTTcaaccaaaaaccaaagaaagGGATACAgtttctgcaggagaaaaaccTTCTTGCCACCCCCATTGACAACAATGAAGTGGCCAGGTGGTTACGGGAAAATCCTCGCCTGGACAAAAAGATGATTGGGGAATTTGTGAGTGACCGTAAGAACATAGACTTGCTGGAAAGCTTTGTTGG GACTTTCAGCTTCCAAGGTTTAAGGCTGGATGAAGCTTTACGACTTTATCTAGAGGCCTTTAGATTACCAGGAGAGGCACCTGTAATTCAGAGACTGTTAGAAGCCTTCACAGAGCATTGGAGG AAATCAAACGGGTCTCCGTTTGCTAATAGTGATGCCTGCTTTGCCCTGGCCTATGCAGTTATTATGCTGAACACTGATCAGCACAACCACAACGTCCGCAAGCAGAATGTCCCAATGACTCTGGAG GAGTTTCGGAAGAACCTGAAAGGTGTGAATGGAGGCAAAGACTTTGAACAGGACATCCTGGAAGACATGTATCATGCCATCAA AAATGATGAGATAGTGATGCCAGAAGAGCAGACGGGTCTGGTGAAGGAAAACTATATCTGGAATGTCCTGCTGCATCGTGGTGCCACTGATGAGGGAATATTTCTCCACGTGCCTCCTGGAAGCTATGACCATGACCTCTTCACCATGACATGGGGGCCCACCATTGCAGCACTTTCTTATGTTTTTGACAAGAGCTTAGAGGAATCAATAATCCAGAAGGCTATCTCTGGTTTCAG gaaaTGTGCAATGATTTCTGCTCATTATGGCCTTAGTGATGTGTTTGACAATCTCATAATTTCTCTGTGCAAGTTTACAGCTCTCAGCAGTGAG TCTATTGAGAACCTGCCCACTGTTTTTGGAAGTAATCCCAAGGCCCATATTGCGGCAAAGACAGTGTTTCACTTGGCCCATCGCCATGGTGACATTCTGCGAGAGGGCTGGAAAAACATCATGGAGGCCATGCTACAGCTTTTCcgagcagagctgctgcccaaggCCATGGTGGAG GTTGAAGACTTTGTGGATCCTAATGGCAAAATCTATCTTCAGCGTGAGGAGACACCATCCAACCG TGGTGAATCAACAGTACTGAGTTTTGTTAGTTGGCTCACCCTCAGTGGGACAGAGCAGTCTGGTATGAGAGGGCCATCTACAGAAACACAGGAGGCAAAGCGAGCAGCTTTGGAATGCATAAAG cAATGTGATCCTGAGAAGTTGATCACAGAAAGCAAATTTCTCCAACTTGAATCCCTCCAGGAGCTCATGAAG GCTCTAATCTCTGTGACTCCTGATGAGGAGACATATGATGAAGAAGATGCAGCCTTCTGCTTGGAGATGCTTCTGCGGATTGTTCTAGAAAATAG GGACCGTGTGACCTGTGTCTGGCAAACTGTCCGAGACCACCTTTATCACCTCTGTATCCATGCAATGGAGTTCTGCTTCTTGGTGGAGAGGGCAGTGGtggggctgctgaggctggcCATTCGACTGCTCCGTCGAGAGGAGATCAGCGCACAG GTTCTCCTCTCATTACGTATCTTACTTATGATGAAGCCAAATGTGCTGTCCAGAGTTAGCCATGAGGTTGCCTATGGCCTCCACGAGCTCCTGAAGACCAATGCTGCCAATATTCACTCCGGGGATGACTGGTACACGCTCTTCACCCTCCTGGAGTGCATCGGGTCTGGGGTGAAgccacccacagccctgcaggttACAGCAAGGGCAGATAATGACACAG GTGCTCAATCAGACAGCGAGGTGTCCTCCTCCTATCACCCAAGTGACATGAGCCTGGACCGTGGCTACACCTCTGACTCTGAGGTGTACACAGACCACGGGAAGCCAGGCAAGATGCATCGCTCGGTCACAGATGTGGACGTCATGAACAGTGGCTGGCTGGTG GTGGGCAAAGATGACATCGACAACTCCAGATccactgctgggctcagcaggcTGGGTCCCTCACCTCTCGTCAACCAGTACAGCCTGACggtggggctggatttgggccCACATGACACAAAGTCTCTCATGAAATGTGTGGAGTCCCTGTCCTTCATCGTGCGAGATGCTGCCCATGTTACACCTGAGAACTTTGAACTCTGTGTCAAAACAATACGTATCTTCGTGGAGGCCAGCTTGAATGGGG GCTACAAGTCCCAGGAGAAGAGGGGGAAGAGCCACAGGTATGACAGTAAATCCAGTcggttaaaaaaaaagcccaaagacAGCTCCACACGGCGATCCCGGGTCTTGAGCCAGcaccaggcacacacacacagtgatgAGGATGAGGACGAGAGCATCCCTGCCAGCTACCACACTGTGTCTTTACAGGTTAGTCAGGAC CTCCTGGACCTCATGCACACGTTGCACACGCGAGCAGCTGGCATCTATAGCTcctgggcagaggagcagcgACACCTGGagacagcagccaggaaaatcACAGCGGATTCCCGAACACTGTGGTCCAACTGCTGGTGTCCTCTGCTACAGG GTattgcctggctgtgctgtgatgCCCGACGCCAGATCCGGATGCAAGCACTCACTTACTTGCAGCGGGCCCTCCTGGTACATGACCTGCAGGCCCTGGAAGCTCTGGAATGGGAGTCCTGCTTCAACAAG GTGCTGTTTCCTCTGCTAACCAAGCTACTTGAGAACATCAGCCCAGCTGATGTTGGTGGGATGGAAGAAACTAGGATGAGAGCCTCAACACTACTCTCCAAG GTATTCCTACAGCATCTCTCCCCACTGCTCTCACTGACCAcctttgctgccctgtggctcACAATCCTGGATTTTATGGACAAATATATGCATGCTGGCTCCAGTGACTTACTG CTGGAGGCCATTCCAGAGTCTCTGAAGAATATGCTGCTCGTAATGGATACGGCTGGAATATTCCACAGTGCCGACTCACGGACAGGATACTCAGATCTCTGGGAGATCACCTGGGAGCGCATTGACTGTTTCTTACCTCGGCTGCGGGATGAGCTCTTCAAACAGACAGTCATCCAAG ATCCTGTC CCAAACATACcagtggagcagcagcatcagaaaACAATAGTGTCTGCAGTGCCCCCTTCTCCTGTGGGGGATGTGAGACCATCCACCCATGTGGCTCCTTTGGAGAAGCCATGTGAATCAGGTGTCAGTG AGTCTGAGAGAGCCACTGCACCTGCCTCACCCACCATCAGcacctctgcctctccttccttcccagcatcAGCTTCAACAAAGTCAAGCCCCGTTACAGACATACCTCCTACAACAGCACAGCCACCACTCATTCTGCAGCCTCTTGCCTCTCCCCTGCAGGTTGGGGTGCCACCTATGACTCTTCCAATCATTCTCAACCCAGCCCTAATTGAAGCCACCTCTCCTGTTCCCCTCTTAGCTACTCCACGGCCCACTGACCCTATGACAAGCTCTGAAGTCAATTAG